The sequence GCAGATCTCAATTTGATACTCCTGAATGCTGCTGCAAGCCAGGCTAGCGGTAGATTGGATCATTGTTTCATTGGCCTGATTTTGCCGTGCCGATGCCGCTTCCCATTATCCCAGTGCTTTGCCATCTTTAATGTATTTATCCATATGCTGCCTGTGTGATAGGGAAGCACCGTTATCCCAGCTGGATGGTGTTTCAGTTGCTGGAGTTTTACCCACGGCTGTGGAAGACGTTAAATCCGGCTGTGTGGAGGCTGCCTTCTTGGGGcaagaaatacttaaaattacGGAAATGAGTATCGATGTGAACCCAGACTAAAAAATAAACCACCCCCAAACCCGCGTGTATCAGTACCACCCTGcgcaggaggaggaggtggtagCAGCCTCCCGAAAATACCGCTGTAAGGGACGAGGCGCAGCGGAGACCCTCATAAACGGGGCAGGGTGCTCGTGAAACACGGGGCTGCCGCTGCAGGCAGACGGAGACAGTCAGAAATCCCTGCTGGGTACGGCCGGGACGTGCCAGGGCTGCCAGCGGCCGCCAGCCCCAAACTGGGCTCGGGGACGGCCGTCAGGTTCGTAAAGCTTTTCGAAGGAAAACGGGGCCAATTTCCACAAGGAGAAAGTGGAGTGGCGTGGGGCagagctctcctcctcctgtggGTGCCACGGACCTGCGTGGGTGACAGTATTTGACCCTTGGGAGCATATTGCACAAAATCGTCACCAAATTTCTCAACTGGCCCGTGCCCACCGAGGAGAGGGGCTCGGACACAAAGTACGGAACTACAAGAGTAATTCTTGCAATTATTTGTAATTGTAGAGTTATTGTAGATTATTCTTGTAATTTTAGAATGATTGTCGTCTTATAGCCTCCTAATTCTAGGGTGATTGTCATCTTACATTCTTGTAATTCTAGAAATATTATGTATTATTCCTGTGGTTGTGGAATTATTTCATTATGTGGTATTCTTGCAATTCTAGAATTACTTTCTCACCTTATTCTTGCAATTCCGGAGTGATTTTAAAATGCGTTATTCTTGCCATTCCGGAGTTAGTTTCTCCTTACATATTATTCTTGCAAATCTAGGATAAATTTGTTCTAGAACGATTTTCTCTTATTTGTGCAATCCTAGACTGAATTTCTTAATTTTGCCGTTGTAGAACGACTTTATCCCCTTCGAATCCTAACGATTCTCTCTCAATCCTAGCATGACTTTATTTCATTCTTGCAGTTCTAGAATGACTTTCTTTTGTATTATTCTTGCAAGTCTAGACTTAaggctttctcttcttttattcTTGCAAACCCAGGGCGCTTTATCTCCTCTCATTCTTGCCGTTCTGGAATGATTTCACCTTCCTCTCCCAAAGGCTTTTCTCCTGCTGATTTTTCCTTGCAGTCCCGCAGCGTCTCACCCCCGCCCCAAATCGGTTTGTACCTCCGCTTCTCCAGCGCTCTTTGCCTAATTAcggccccccaccccctccccaattACCGCTGCCCAATCACAGCACAGCTTTGCCAAGCATCCCtccggggaagggggggtgtggggggggcaCGAAcgggaggcgggcggcggctGCGCCGTTCCCCACCGGCGGAAGCGGCGAGGAGTGACGGCGGCGGCGACCAATGAAAAAGCGGCGGCGGTGCCGGCGGCGCCCTATGGCGTGCGGCGACGTGTGCGCggtggggcggcggcggcgcgcgcgCGCTGCCtgcgggagcggcggcggcggcggcggcggcgggaggtcGGCGGTGaacggcggccgccgccgccggggaaGGATGCGGCTGCGGATCTACAAGCGGAAGGTGTTGCTGCTGGCGCTGGCGCTGGCGGTCTGCGCGCTGGCGCTGTggggaagcggcggcggcggcgggcggaggcggcagcagcaacagcagcagcaacggGGCGGTACCGGTAGCACCGGGGAGCCGCCGCGGGTCAGCGacccgccgccgcgccgccccgccgtTATTAACGCTTCGGCTGCATCTTTAGAGTCGCCGGTGCTGACGGAGAACGGGACGCTGAGTTACCGCTCGCTCGTTTACCGATTGAACTTCGACCAACCGGTGCGGAACGCCGGGCGCTTCCCGGCGCggtccgccgccgccgccgacgTGGTGCTGGTGGTGCAGGTGCACGATCGAGCCGAGCACCTGCGGTTGCTGCTGGAGTCGCtgcggcgggcggcgggagtGGAGAAcgtgctgctggtgctgagccACGACCTGTGGGCCGAGGAGCTCAACCGGCTGGCGGCACGCGTGGACTTCTGCCCCGTCCTGCAGGTCTTCTTCCCCTTCAGCATCCAGCTCTACCCCCGCGAATTCCCCGGCCACGACCCCCGCGACTGCCCCCGCGACGTGGGCAAGGCGGCCGCCCTGCGCCTGGGCTGCATCAACGCCGAGTACCCCGACTCCTTCGGGCACTACCGCGAAGCTCGCTTCTCCCAAACCAAGCACCACTGGTGGTGGAAGCTGCATTTCGTCTGGGAGCGGGTGCGGGCGCTGCGGGAGCACGCCGGGCCCGTCCTCTTCCTCGAGGAGGACCACTACCTGGCGCCCGACTTCTACCACGTCCTCAAAAAGCTCTGGGCCCTGCGCGAGCGGGAGTGCCCCGAGTGCCAGATCGTCTCCCTGGGCACCTACAGCCCCGTGCGCGGCGGCTTCGCCGGCCGCGCCGACAAGGTGGAGATGAAGACGTGGAAGTCCACCGAGCACAACATGGGCATGGCCTTCGGCAGAGACACCTACCAGAAGCTCATCGAGTGCACGGACGCCTTCTGCACCTACGATGACTACAACTGGGACTGGACTCTGCAGCACTTGACTGTCTCTTGTCTTCCAAAGTTCTGGAAAGTGCTGGTTCCCGAAATCCCCAGGATTTTTCACACAGGGGACTGCGGCATGCACCACAAGAAATCCTGCAGACCGTCCACCCAGAGTGCCAAAATCGACTCTCTCTTGAACAGCAACCAACAGTACCTGTTTCCCGAAACGATGAGTGTCAGTAAAAGGTACTCCATGGCACCCCTTTCCCCTCATGTGAAAAACGGAGGGTGGGGAGATATTAGGGACCACGAACTCTGTAAAAGTTACCGCAGACTTCAGTGAGGATCGTTCTCGCagcctttttctctttgagTTGTTCCATACTGTCTTTTACAGGCACACACGTGTATAAAAAGCATTTATGAGTTGGTTTCTGCTTTAATATGAATAAACATTCTTGTAAAAGGTGTCCCAAAATAGTAATCTTTCATGTTCGGCAACCACGTTTTGGAAACGGGTTACTTACTGCTGCCGTGCCGCTCAGAGCAGTGTCGCAGCCCCTACGCAAAAAGTGGCCGCTGCTGTGTTaactgggaggaggaggaggaggagaaaactTGTGTTTAAGTGCGTCTTCTCTGGTGCTTATGGTGCTCTGGTGTGGGGGTTTTCCCCCATCAGAGTGAGAGCGGTGGTGCCGGGGGTGGTGAGACGGGCTTCGCATGCCGCCTCCGCTGGCGGTACCGGCACCTCCTGCCGTCCCACCGGCCGTCCCGCCCGGGGTCACCTCATGCCCGATACCCGTGTCCCGGTTTGGTTGCGATGTGTTGATGAatatatgaaggaaaaaaaaaattcattgtttTTACTGCAATGTAGATAAATATACGATTTTTTTAGTTCtgccaaaataaaattcagttgtTTTGTAATACCAGAGAAGTTCTTGATTCTCACAACAAGATGGTATCATCTCATGTTGCTAGAAAGAAGGTCGGgaccggggcagggggggcccGTCTTTTCTTTAATCCAGGGGGCTGAACACATGCCATCACCCATTCTAGTAGTGTGCATTTAACTTCATTAAATTTGTAATGGTACTCATTAATTGAGGCAGAATAGAGTAACAAATGCATGGCATGACACCTCTTTTGTTTGGCTCAAAAAAAAGTTCGCTTTCAAATTAGTCATCTGCGTAAAGCAACCAGtaaaaaatactgctgtgtAATGGAAACACACTGAACTGGAGCTGAAAGCCATGAAcaggagagagcagagctgtTCGTCAACATCGAACAGTTCCTCGCCTGTTTTAAGGCAAACTGTACGACTGCTTTAATGGCACTTGACTTTGAAGCAAACCTGGTAGCAGTAGCTCATAAGAAGCTTTTTGTAGAACAGAAGTacatcagagaaagaaaacgCTACACTAAGGTGACAGACATGGAATATTTAGAGGTAGATTTTCTACCagatttggagaaaaaacaactttgtttttttaattagagaaaATGGGGTCGGTGCTCTTAGGATGCTGGCTGCAACAGTTACATGGAATGGAAAGGGTTGTGAATACATCAGTTAAATGCCCATTTGTGAGAGCGCCAAGTTTTGTGAAGTACTCAAAGTAGCATGCAGATGTTTATTTTGACCGCGACaagatgctctttttttccagggGTAATTTAACTGCCACAATTTTGTACCGGGTTTGGTACTTGCTCCATTATCATAGTTTCACAAAGTCAGGGCTGGCACTGAAAAAGCTGTGCCTGCGCCTCAGCCCTTCCATACCCTCCACAAGGAACAGTGCAGCtgtgtgacagagctgaccagGGTGAAACTGAACCCAGCAAACCACTTGCCCGCCTTCAGCTGGGTCGGTGCTGCGCTGGCACTGGCGCAGAGGGTAGGGCAGATGCTTCTGGCAGCTGTGGCTTCCGCTGAACTTAAAAAAGTAAAGTTTACACCACATACCCCCACTGCAAGCACTTGCATTTAACAGAGAAATGTAAGAGTAATTCCAGAGCAGCTGTGAAAGAAGTCACATTTAACTTTCTTCTACAGCACCTTTGTGTCTTGTACAActcaaattatttcagaagcagCGAAAAAGGGAACTGAAAGTTTATTATTAGATCTGTTCTTTGGGTTATCACACTTTAGAGAGATGAACCAGCAAAGAGCCTGCTGAAGCTCATGGGGAACTGTTTTTGAAAAGTAGATCTAATCTGGATAAAGTGAATCCATTTTAGAAATTGTAAATACTTAGTAGCAGACATGCAACAAGAGAGGATGTTTTTATTGTGCAATTGAATTTGTTCGGCTGACAGACTGGGGTATGTCTGGATGCTGCAGATCCTAAGTAATGTACTAGGATGGAATACACAGTATAAATGTTGATTATTTCTAGGAGACTAATTAGAACTTCTCCATGTAATTAGAAATTTCATTTGATTGCTGAAAATCACTCTAAGTCTAATCCTGCAGTTGTCACAAAATGAAAGGTTTGGAAAATGATGAATACTACTCATTTCTAGGTGGACTAAACACAGCAATTCCTGAAGGAGCCATTAGAAGAAGGATATATACAAATACTCCCTCTAATGTAGCAAGAGACTAAGTTATGTAAACGATAAAGATGCATTTTCCTCCAGGAGCTCAGATTTACCTTCAACTGCTTCTTTCTTGTACGTAAAATTATTTCAGCCCATACATATGATTAGAAAACTCAGACCTATTAACTTCAAAAATTATTAACAATGTAAGTATTCTGTCTTGACATGTAAACAAAACAGTTTCAGTAGGCACCTGTGTTCTACTCTTAGCCCTGAAGTCATAAACCAGCATGTGGAAGTCGTGGTAAGCATCAAACAACAGAAGGaaattctaaaataattaaaactagTCCAATTCATACAGCAAAGAATTCTGAAAGACGACCGGGCAGTGCGTTACATGATCCCTAATGATCTGCACACTCCCATCCTGCGTGTTCACTTCTTGCAGGAGCGGGGAGGCTGGCCTGCTGTCCGGGCTGCGCTGGTTCCCTTGTGCTGACCCTGTGGGCACACCAGCTTCATCCCCTTCCGCTTTCGCCTGCCCCTCCAACAGAAGGCCTGCTTGTTTTCCAGAGTCTGTGGCCACAGCCATTTCACTTACTGTGACGGCACTTTCTAAATCTGGTTCTTTTCTCCTAGATACGCCAGGAATCGCTGAACTGGTGTCAGAAGGTTCATGCTGCAAACAATGGTGTGAACTACAACCTACTTTTCCTATTGTTTCAGCTGTTCCAAAAGATGTGGAAGTTTTGTTGGTTTCTGCAGCATGTTCTCCTTCGGCTCTGTCAGCTGCAGTACAGtttgtttctgcatttgtttGGGGGTAGTTGCCATTTGTCTTTTCAGTGAGATCTCCTCCTGAGCTGCTAAGcgtttcttcttttccatcaTGTTCAGAATGGACTGCTTCCTGCGGctgtcaagaaaataaatgaattggTTTATAGTTGAAACAGACCAGGCACACAAAACTGCTGTAAAGACAGGCCAAGACACTTGTTTCTCCAACATCAACTTCCAGAAAGCCAAGTCAGTACCATGCTGAGGTTTTCCTGATCTTGTACCACACATGGGAATGAGTGGCAGGGAGGTCGTTTGCCTCCCGAAGGTTTCCTCTGCAATAGGAAACACTGCTGGGCAGCTGCCAAGCAGCCACAGCCTCCATCGCAATTAACAgcagggaagaccagcaagtcACCACACCCAGGCTGTTTTCTAGAACTCGGGGGCCACAAAAATCAGCCAAGGGATCTAAACTCTTATTGAGAGAAGTGTGTTTTAACCTTGCAATTAGGGAAATTACCATCCTGTTGTACGTGGAAGGTGTAACTGGTAAGTGAGCTGTCTTTCTCAATTGGCCTAAGCAAGTTAATCCAGGAACTGCTGCGGTTTGCCTCAGGAGAGTACGAACTGTGAGACCCAGTGTTGTCTAAATAGCAGTTACCCAATTTCAccattgctttcctttcttgGGTACCAGAACATACACATCTGCTCTCCCAacaatttgaattttaaatttttatgtaCAATTCAGACTAGCTACAAAAGTTAAGCCTGTCAAGTAATGCTGAAGCCACTATCTTCAGGGTACGCTCCTCGGTCCTCCAGCTTAGTTCCAGAGGTCGCATGCTTCGTCTGAGCTTGCTTTCCCAAGAAGCCATCTACACTTTAACTGTATCTCCAGTCTCGTTTATGGCCACAGAAGTAGCCTGATTGTCCCTGCATATTATCTTTCCTTTAAGACAagtattaaattaatttctgatacAGTGTCTACCAAGAAATCCCAGTCGATTTGGGGGTCTTACCTCACATTTTCCTCTTTACAAAACTAACATATTGTTTGCTTCATCTGTCCATCTCCTGTTTTGCAATGGGAGGTCATTTTAATCCTGTGGCAGACTTCAGAAACAGGCTACCTTGCATCCTTTATATAGACAGGGTGACTGAGGAAGAAGGGTAGCCTGAATGAGGCCTTAAACATTACAAGTAGTGAATTTGAGACCAGCGTTTAAGATGAATAGTCCCATATTTAATTACCTACACAACAGGAAACCACCGAGTATTCAAACACTTGGACCGAATAAAGATAACGAGACCCGATTCTTCACAGACAAAATCCTCAAGGTTTTCTCTACCTGTGCGAGAAGGCAGAGTGAAGCAGTGGCCGTGACTGAGCACCCTCTGTCCATCTTAAGGAGccctttctgcttcctgctcccagcagccagGTTCTTTGCCTCTCCACTCCCTCCTGACCCCAAGTCCCTCCGGGTAAGTTCACTTCTGGTTACCAGACATCCAGAAAGGTGACCATGCAAAAGACTGCATGCTTTAACTGTGGGCTCCAGTACACGAGCCCAAACTCTTGGGTATTTGAAGGATGTGGATTATTCacttctttatttccattttaagaaCATTCTGGGTTTTAGTCTGACGACATCTGCCAAGATTTGTTTGCAGCACGTTGTCATCAGCTCTGACCTGGAAGCACTTGGGGTCCCTCCGAATGAGGGATACCAGGTAGTTACcaagtcatttttttcttttaataccaGTGACAGATTTAGCGATTGCATGCCATGCTGTATTCCTGCAAGGAGAAAGTACTGTCTTTAATGATTGTGTTGCAATTCTCCATCTCCCAAATGAAAAATAGGAGGTTTCAATCCCTTGGTCACATTAAATGGCACAAACGTGAACCTATGCTTCTAAAAACTGATGTGTACACTTGCAAATACACCCTATGCCACGGTCTTCCCGGCTATATCAAGACAAAACAGGAACAAAGCTGTTTCGCTCAGATTTGATATGATCTTGCTGAAGCACATAAATCAGTCAGCAATATGTACTACTGCCAGAGAGATCCTTACCTTCAACCTGATTTGAATTCTGTCCTCAGTAACATCAAGCACTTCAATTAATGGCTGACTTTCCAGTGCTGATTGGGAGCAAAAGGGAGGGCGTAAAACAGTGCCTAGAAATCCAACGACGTTTTCTTCACTGACAAACAATCtttcctaaagaaaagaaagagcaggtTATGTTCTTTTCATACTATATTTCAGTGGTACTGGAGCACAAAACTCACTCCAAACAAAGCCAGGACACTGATTCACAACACAAGTTTCACAGCACGCTCACATCTTGATGAAGAAATTCTGAGAAGTCAGACATTCAGAAGTAACAAGGTGAAATGAACGGAAGACCAGCGCTTAGCTCATTTCGATTTAAAGTACAGATCTGCAGCATACACCAAGATAGAAGAAAcatatgttttctctctttcgATACATCACTAATATATAGATTTAGACTCCTTCTGAGGAATGATTTCCACCAACATCATTCCACCATCCTCAGCTGTCTTAACATCAGCAGGGCATTACGCTTTTATGGATTTGTTTCAGTGTCTTACTTtaggaaaatgcaaatgcctCCTTAGACTGTCACTGCAGGATCTTTGAACCCTCAGGCTTCGAGATCAGACCTTCTAAAGCAAAGGCCATGAAACATGCATGGCTACATCCGTTTCACATCCAACCACAGAGGCTTCTCAGATCTCCATTTAGGCAAGCGTAAATACCAGTTGGAAGAAACGGAGAGGTACCCACAGTTaaaggcagcagtctgggacaTGTTTTGAGGCAGGTCACAAACAATGTGAAACACGTTGCTACAGGTTTAAAGATTTAAATCAGTTACAGGTAATTAAAGGTCCTAAAATATGTCCTAGAGGGGCTGTTTCATAAGAACTGCAGAGCTTTCCCTGTCCTCATGTTCTTCCTAAATCATCTGCTGTAGGCTGTGGGTAGGGACAGATGTTGGCATGATAAAAATGGTCTACCCTAGAGGACTATTCTTATGTTCTGTGAATTACCTTTCCTGTTTAACAACAAACTGCTTAATTGGAAATCGCATGGAAAAGTTGCAAACCTTCTACTTTAAGTCATACTTCTAAATTTCTTGGTCCAGTTCTATCCTCTTGTCAACCCAATGAAAGTTAAACTCAATTATCACTGACATCTTGCGGACTGAGAAGCAAAAAGGCAATTCTGCACATTTTTGGCCCCCTGTGGATGTAGCCTTATGCACAGCCAGATGCCACACTGTGTCTAACGTACAAAATTTAACTGTCatcctaaaaaaataattctgtatgggaaaaataaaaatcatcctattttttcacttttaaaattagaaatcGCAATATGGAAAGTCGTAACATAcctattgctggttttcaaaaCCAGAGGGTTGCATTCATTTTCTATCCAGAAAGACTACAGTCCAGGCAAACATCCAACATCGGCTGCTGAGACAGTTTGTGAAAAAATTAAACTACAGCAGGGTTGCCCTGACAGAAAACCCTCTAGTAACATACctacttttgcatttttgtatACAAAGCCTAAAGTACTTATTCCCTCATGTTGCTTCCTTTCTTGCCTGCCAGAGAGGGACCCTGCCAGTGCTTCAGGCTTGGAGAAATAGTCTGCAGAGTTCAAGAGAAGGTGTCAAGAGTAAAGAAACAAGGCAGGGAGTACAGACACAAAAATCTGTGCAGCGCTGAAACTCCCACAAGCTCATGAACTAGGTCACTGGCAAGGCCTTGGGCAGGAGATACATTCCCACCTCCACCAAGCATTGCTTTGCCCACGCATCACAGACGGAACAGCTCAACTTCCCTTCTGCGGGGTTTTCGGCATGCTGCCGAGCACGATGGCGGTTCAGCCCGTCCTGGTATCCTGCCTTTGCTTCGAAGGAGAGTACAGCAAAgcaccctctgctccagcacaacAACTCTCCTCACCCAGCTCAGAAACTTAACTCACCTGCCAGTAATTCACCTTGAGCTGACACCCCCACTCCTTTGCACcccacattttcattttaagagcAAGAACATTTTCCTAAAAGCTGGAGACTCGCAATTTGAGCGAggataaaaaaaaga comes from Haliaeetus albicilla chromosome 5, bHalAlb1.1, whole genome shotgun sequence and encodes:
- the MGAT2 gene encoding alpha-1,6-mannosyl-glycoprotein 2-beta-N-acetylglucosaminyltransferase, giving the protein MRLRIYKRKVLLLALALAVCALALWGSGGGGGRRRQQQQQQQRGGTGSTGEPPRVSDPPPRRPAVINASAASLESPVLTENGTLSYRSLVYRLNFDQPVRNAGRFPARSAAAADVVLVVQVHDRAEHLRLLLESLRRAAGVENVLLVLSHDLWAEELNRLAARVDFCPVLQVFFPFSIQLYPREFPGHDPRDCPRDVGKAAALRLGCINAEYPDSFGHYREARFSQTKHHWWWKLHFVWERVRALREHAGPVLFLEEDHYLAPDFYHVLKKLWALRERECPECQIVSLGTYSPVRGGFAGRADKVEMKTWKSTEHNMGMAFGRDTYQKLIECTDAFCTYDDYNWDWTLQHLTVSCLPKFWKVLVPEIPRIFHTGDCGMHHKKSCRPSTQSAKIDSLLNSNQQYLFPETMSVSKRYSMAPLSPHVKNGGWGDIRDHELCKSYRRLQ